In Lolium rigidum isolate FL_2022 chromosome 3, APGP_CSIRO_Lrig_0.1, whole genome shotgun sequence, the genomic window GTAATAACTACAGTATAAAAGTGGCATAGAAATGGGAGAGAGAATAATTAAATGTTAACCATAGTGAAAGGCTGCTGCTGCAGAACATTTGCATGGAAATACGAGAATTTTAAAAAGCAGCGTATTAGTGCTGATTGATTTCAAAATGTTACAAATACTCAACCAATAACTAAATGGGACAAAGGATACAACATAGGCATAGCCATATAGGCCTTGTCCCATAAGAAGTTAAGGACCTCCTTATAACAAATTACATGCAGTCCAACTACCAGTGCCTTGACAGGTAAGCAGATAGTAACCTAAAAATTCATTCAAATACATGGGAAACAGCAGATGGCATGACTAAATGGTGAAGAAAGCAAACCTTATATGCTCAATAAGTTGACGTGCACAAGCTAGCAGGAGCGGCTGCAATCACAACATTTTCGCAGTCATTAGCTGTGTCCACAGTCAGGCCTTCAATATAGATGTTCTAATGAGATTACCTCGTCTCTCTTTCCAAAAAGAACAGATACATTGTAGGTTGGATCAGAGAAAACACTTTCATCTTTCCTATTGAGGGAGAAGGCTTAGTAAGAATGCAGGACACATAATGCCTCAATTCCACATCAAGTAAATTTACTTTAGAACATAAATTACAATGGCCATGCCTCAATTCCACATAATGTTATCAGGGTAACCCTCTCAAACTGTAGAACATACACCACGCTGCTTTTTCACCTCTTAGTGAACAAATTATTTAACCATGTGCTATATTCAAGAACCAGCCATCTATCATGTTGACGGAATAAGTATATCACCAATATATATTTTGAATAATTTTTTTAATGCACAGCTAGACTATACAGCACTGATCAATAGTTCTGCAGATCTCTTTGCTACTGGATGATCACCCACGTGAACAAATATTAGTGTCCCATCTCTCACTCAAAATCTCAGCTAGACTTGGAAGTTGGAACTTCCAAATATCAACAAGTTCAGAACCTCACAACATGGAGGAAGCCACATGTGCAGAACTTATAATGCAAAGACATGCACCAAACTTTACATGCTAATTAGAGGGGATCTGCATGAGAATAAAGAACTTACTTTGCAGTTAATATGGTCCCCATGCATCCAATTTGTGTCACAATCACCTGCCGATATAATAATAGATGAGCATATCTCACATGGAAAAAATAGCATTCAACCGAATACCACCTAAGAGATGCTACTTACCAGATAGTTATCTTCATATTTGGTGATAACAATGTCAGTCTTGTTGCCCTGGATGGCCCAAACAGAACCAAGTCATTCAGACAACCGCCCACTACACAAGATTCTTTTCGAAAACGAGTAACGCAACTAAGTTGAACAAAGTAGACACAATTTCTCCTGATTGTTCATCGGTGAAGTTCATTCCCCAGGAGACTAGAAAGGAGGGCTTGACCACATTTTTTTAA contains:
- the LOC124699086 gene encoding proteasome assembly chaperone 3-like, whose translation is MEMRMGSAQTGGHFPVQHRSLSLDIKGNKTDIVITKYEDNYLVIVTQIGCMGTILTAKKDESVFSDPTYNVSVLFGKRDEPLLLACARQLIEHISHSGSARPLVISLGLKDHSQGTLKDVISAIIENRLW